From the Actinomadura luzonensis genome, the window ACGCCGGCCACCGGCAGCGAGACCCCGAAGTGGCGCTGGATCTCCGGCATGACCAGGGGTAAGCCGAACAGCCCGAGGGTCACGCCGGCGTGCGCGTTGACGCCCAGGGCCAGCATCCACCAGCGTCTCATCGCGCCCGCTTCAGCCCGAGAAGCGTTTCAGGTAGGCCAGTTCGTCCTCGCCGAGCCGGCGCGGCGCGGCCCGCTCGACGTCGTAGGCGGCGATCACCGAGGAGGCCGTCACGTAGAGCTCGGCGTCGTCGCGGATCTCGTAGCGCAGCCGGAATCGCACGGCCCTGACCTCCTCGACCCACGTCTCCACGCGCACCGGGTCGGGCCGGAAGCCGAGCGGGCGGCGGTAGTCGACCTCGTGCCGGGTGACGACCAGGCCGCCGAACGGCTGCTCCCCCGCCTTGTGCAGGTCGATGGCGAACATGGCGAAGCGGGCGTCCTCCAGGTAGTCGAGGAAGCGGACGTTGTTCACGTGCCCCTGGGAGTCGACGTCGCCGAAGCGCACCATGCGGAGGTGGACGTGCCGTCGGGGACCGTTGCGTTCAACCACCTGGCCACCGTACCGGGTCCCGGTCAGGCCGCCCTGCGCCGGGCCAGGCAGGCCAGCACGGTCAGCACCGAGATCGCGGCCATGGTGCCGAGGGCGTAGCGGTAGCCGGTGACGAGCTGCCCGACCGCGTCGGCCGAGAGCCGGGCCAGCGTGCCGGCGAAGACCTGCTGGTGCAGGGCGGCCGGGAGCGGGGCGGTGATGACCGACAGGACCAGGCCGGTGCCGACGACGTTGCCGGTGTTCTGGAGCATGAGGCGCATGGCGTTGACGATGCCGAGCCGGTCGGAGGGCAGGCCGTCGAGGATGGCGGTGGTGTTGGACGGCAGGAACACGCCGGAGCCGAGCCCGATGAGCACCAGTCCGGCCGCCATGGCCGGGTAGGGGGCGTCGGTGGAGACCACGGTCAGCATGACCAGCAGCCCGCACGTGGTGGTCGCGGCCCCGCCGACGGCCAGCGTGCGCGCGCTGAGCAGGCGTTGCAGGAAGCCGGAGACGACGGAGGCGGTCATCGCGGCGATCGCCAGCGGCAGCACCTTGAGCCCGGCCCGCACGGGGTCGTCGCCGTGCACGGCCTGGAAGTAGAGCGCGACCAGGAACACCATGCCCATGCGGGCGACCGCGTTGAGGAACGAGGCGAGCGTCCCGAAGGCGAAGGCCCGGTCGCGGAACAGCCCGAGGTCCACCACGGGGTGGGCGGCCCGGCGCTCCCGGGCCAGGAAGAGCGGCAGCCCGGCGGCGAAGGCCACCAGCCCCGCCACCACGACCGGGTGGTTCCAGCCGAGCCGGGTGAACTCCGACAGGGCGAGCAGCAGCCCGCCGAGCGTGACCAGCACGAGCAGGCTGCCGGGCAGGTCGAGGCCGCTCTCGCGGCGGCCGGGGGCGGGCCTGCGCAGCACGAGCGCGCCCCAGACCAGGCAGATCGCGCCGATCGGCACATTGAACCAGAACACCCAGCGCCAGCCGAGGGTCTCGGCCAGGAAGCCGCCGAGCGTCGGCCCGATCAGCCCGGCGATGGAGAACGAGGCGATGTAGACGCCCATGCCCTCCCCCAGCCGCTCGCGCGGGAAGGCGTCGCTGACCAGCGCGGCGCTGTTGGTGAGCAGCATGGCGGCGCCGGCGGCCTGCACGACCCGCAGCGCCACGATGACCCAGGCGTTGGGGGCCATCCCGGCGAGGAGCGCGGCGACGGTGTAGGTGCCCAGCCCGAGCAGGTACATCCGGCGCCTGCCGAACATGTCGGCCAGCCGCCCCAATACCACCATGAGGACGGTCGTGGTCAACTGGAAGCCCAGGAGGATCCAGCCCGCGGCCGTGGCGTCGGCTCCGGTGTGCCGGGCGATCTCGGGCAGCGCGACGTTCATCGAGCTGCCGCCGAGACCGGTCAGCACGCTGGCGAGGCTCACGACCGACAACGTTCGCCAGGCCTGGCCCATGGAGGTGGTGGGGGTCGTGAGCGTCAAGAGACCCTGTCCTTTCTAGATTTTAATACTAGAATCCAGTTCGCATCGTCAGCCGGTCAAGGATCGAGGTGTCGGATGAGCGGGATAGTCGACGGCCGCGTGGTCATCGTCACGGGCGGAGCGCGGGGCATCGGGCGAGGTCACGCGCTCGAGTTCGCCCGGCAGGGCGCGAAGGTGGTGGTCAACGACCTGGGCGCGGAGGTGGACGGCACCGGCTCCTCCGGTGCCGCGGCCGAGGTGGTGGCCGAGATCGAGGCCATGGGCGGCCAGGCGATCGTCAACGGCGAGGACGTCTCCGACTTCGAGGGCGCAGAACGCCTCGTGCGGGCCGCGATCGAGCACTTCGGCGACCTGCACGTGCTGGTCAACAACGCGGGCATCCTGCGCGACCGCATGCTGGTCAACATGACCGCCGAGGAATGGGACGCGGTCATCAGGGTGCACCTGCGGGGAACGTTCGCGCCGCTGCGCCATGCCGCCGCCTACTGGCGGAACAAGGCCAAGGCGGGCGAACCGGTGGATGCCCGGATCATCAACACGACCTCGTCCTCCGGCATCTACGGTAACCCGGGACAGGGCAACTACGGCGCGGCCAAGGCCGGCATCGCGGGCCTGACCGTCATCGCGGCCAGGGAGCTGGAGCGTTACGGCGTCACCGTCAACGCCGTCGCCCCCGCCGCCCTGACCCGCATGACGGAGAACCTCATCCCGGCCGGCGTCAAGGGCGCCGACCCCGACGACATCGCGCCGCTGGTGGTCTGGCTGGCCAGCGCCGAGGCGCGCGGCATCACCGGCCGGGTCTTCAACGTGCGCGGCGGCGCGATCAGCGTGGCCGAGGGCTGGCACGCCGGCCCCGGCGTGGACAAGGGCTCGCGGTGGGACCCGGCCGAGCTGGGCGCGGTCATCCCCGCCCTGGTCGACAAGGCCGCGCCGAACGCCCTCACCAACGGCCGCATACCGGGACGGGAGGACTGACCATGGGGCTCGACCACGGCGTCGTCGGCCACGAGGGGCCGGCGTACGAGCACACCTGGACCGCCAAGGACACCATGCTGTACGCGCTCGGCGTCGGCGCGGGCACCTCGGAGCTGGAGTTCACCACCGAGAAGGGGCAGCGGGTGCTGCCCACGTTCGCGGTGCTGGCCGCGCAGTCGCCGGGGCGGCGGCTCGGCGACTTCGACCGGGCCATGCTGGTGCACGCCGAGCAGGCGTTCGAGCTGTTCCGCGAGCTGCCGGCGGCCGGCGGGGTGCGCACCTCCAGCACGGTCACCGGCATCTACGACAAGGGCTCCGGCGCGCTCGTCACCTCCGAGGCGCGGGCGGTGGACCTGCGGACCGGCGAGCCCGTGATCGTCAGCAGGAGCGCGGTGTTCATCAGGGGCGAGGGCGGCTTCGGCGGCGAGCGCGGGCCGCGCGACGACTGGGCGCTGCCCGACCGGGCCCCCGACCACAAGATCACCTACGCGACGCGGCCCGAGCAGGCGCTGATCTACCGCCTGTCCGGCGACTACAACCCGCTGCACAGCGATCCGGAGTTCGCCGGGCGGGCGGGCTTCGACCGGCCGATCCTGCACGGGCTGTGCACGTACGGGGTGACCGGGCGGGCGCTGCTGCACGTGCTGGCGGGCTCGGACCCGTCGCGGTTCAAGGCGATGTCGGGCCGCTTCACCAGCCCGGTCTTCCCCGGCGAGTCGCTGACCGTGTCGATCTGGGCGGACGGGCCCGAGGTGCTGTTCAGGACGGCGAAGGACGACGGGACGGTGGTGATCGACCGCGGCCGGGCCACGATCACGCCGGGCTGAGGCCGGGCTCAGCCCTCGTCGAGC encodes:
- a CDS encoding acyl-CoA thioesterase, which gives rise to MVERNGPRRHVHLRMVRFGDVDSQGHVNNVRFLDYLEDARFAMFAIDLHKAGEQPFGGLVVTRHEVDYRRPLGFRPDPVRVETWVEEVRAVRFRLRYEIRDDAELYVTASSVIAAYDVERAAPRRLGEDELAYLKRFSG
- a CDS encoding MFS transporter, yielding MTLTTPTTSMGQAWRTLSVVSLASVLTGLGGSSMNVALPEIARHTGADATAAGWILLGFQLTTTVLMVVLGRLADMFGRRRMYLLGLGTYTVAALLAGMAPNAWVIVALRVVQAAGAAMLLTNSAALVSDAFPRERLGEGMGVYIASFSIAGLIGPTLGGFLAETLGWRWVFWFNVPIGAICLVWGALVLRRPAPGRRESGLDLPGSLLVLVTLGGLLLALSEFTRLGWNHPVVVAGLVAFAAGLPLFLARERRAAHPVVDLGLFRDRAFAFGTLASFLNAVARMGMVFLVALYFQAVHGDDPVRAGLKVLPLAIAAMTASVVSGFLQRLLSARTLAVGGAATTTCGLLVMLTVVSTDAPYPAMAAGLVLIGLGSGVFLPSNTTAILDGLPSDRLGIVNAMRLMLQNTGNVVGTGLVLSVITAPLPAALHQQVFAGTLARLSADAVGQLVTGYRYALGTMAAISVLTVLACLARRRAA
- a CDS encoding SDR family oxidoreductase codes for the protein MSGIVDGRVVIVTGGARGIGRGHALEFARQGAKVVVNDLGAEVDGTGSSGAAAEVVAEIEAMGGQAIVNGEDVSDFEGAERLVRAAIEHFGDLHVLVNNAGILRDRMLVNMTAEEWDAVIRVHLRGTFAPLRHAAAYWRNKAKAGEPVDARIINTTSSSGIYGNPGQGNYGAAKAGIAGLTVIAARELERYGVTVNAVAPAALTRMTENLIPAGVKGADPDDIAPLVVWLASAEARGITGRVFNVRGGAISVAEGWHAGPGVDKGSRWDPAELGAVIPALVDKAAPNALTNGRIPGRED
- a CDS encoding MaoC/PaaZ C-terminal domain-containing protein, with translation MGLDHGVVGHEGPAYEHTWTAKDTMLYALGVGAGTSELEFTTEKGQRVLPTFAVLAAQSPGRRLGDFDRAMLVHAEQAFELFRELPAAGGVRTSSTVTGIYDKGSGALVTSEARAVDLRTGEPVIVSRSAVFIRGEGGFGGERGPRDDWALPDRAPDHKITYATRPEQALIYRLSGDYNPLHSDPEFAGRAGFDRPILHGLCTYGVTGRALLHVLAGSDPSRFKAMSGRFTSPVFPGESLTVSIWADGPEVLFRTAKDDGTVVIDRGRATITPG